The Iamia majanohamensis genome window below encodes:
- a CDS encoding HdeD family acid-resistance protein encodes MSTIEIDEIDARDVTGTWWVPVAAGVLSLLFGFLVLSFSYTTVWAIALFAGCSFLLTGLGELAVGLASRGALRWLSLFLGVVALAAGVMAFAWPDSTVLVIARIVAWLLLIRGVVGVAGAFHSRTLGDPAWWMPLAIGLLEIVVAVWAVRYPERSLVLLVLWVGIAAISRGLMFLVLGFGLRSADRALA; translated from the coding sequence GTGTCCACCATCGAGATAGACGAGATCGACGCCCGCGACGTCACCGGCACCTGGTGGGTGCCCGTGGCCGCCGGCGTCCTGTCCCTGCTGTTCGGGTTCCTGGTGCTGTCGTTCAGCTACACCACGGTGTGGGCCATCGCCCTCTTCGCCGGCTGCTCCTTCCTGCTCACCGGCCTGGGCGAGCTGGCGGTGGGCCTCGCGTCGCGGGGCGCGCTCCGCTGGCTGTCGCTGTTCCTCGGCGTCGTCGCCCTGGCCGCCGGGGTCATGGCCTTCGCCTGGCCGGACTCCACCGTGCTCGTGATCGCCCGGATCGTCGCCTGGCTGCTGCTCATCCGGGGCGTGGTCGGCGTGGCCGGGGCCTTCCACTCCCGCACCCTGGGCGACCCCGCCTGGTGGATGCCGCTCGCCATCGGGCTGCTCGAGATCGTCGTGGCCGTCTGGGCCGTCCGCTACCCGGAGCGGTCCCTGGTCCTGCTCGTCCTGTGGGTCGGCATCGCGGCCATCTCCCGCGGTCTGATGTTCCTGGTGCTGGGCTTCGGGCTCCGCTCCGCCGACCGGGCCCTCGCCTAG